The genomic interval CGCAGCGGCCAGCCTGGCGGTGCCGCCGGAGCCCATCTGGCTGTGCGCCGTTTTGCTGGGCGTGTACATCAGCGGGCTGACCTACCTGGCCCGCCAGGAACACCGCAACCAATTGCTCAGCCGCTTGCCGCTGGCCCTGATGCTGAGCCCGCTGGCCCTGGCGGTGTACGCGGACAATCTGTGGTTCTGGCCTGTGCTGGTTTTGTGGCTCGGCTGGCTGGGATGGCACTACCGGCGGCACCTTGCCGATCCCCGACGACGGCAGGTGCGTGCCTTCATCGGTGCGGGGCTGGCGGCCCTGCCGCTGTTCGATGCCCTGGTGATGGCCGTGGCCGATCAGCCGCTGGGCAGCCTGTTCTGCGTGATGGTGTTTTTCCTGCTTCCCCACTTTCAGCGCTGGGTGAAACCGACATGAACATGGACGTCACCGTACCGCCCACGGATGCACTCGACATGCGCCGCGAATGCCTGGCCGAACGGCGCCAGGCCCTGAGCCGCCAGCTGGATCAGACCGAACTGCAATGGTGGTGCGAAGCGCAGGAGCAGCTCGCCCGATCCCCGGACGCTGACACCGCCGCGCGTTTGAGCAGCCAATGCAAACGCCATCTGCGCGAACGGGGCATGCCCGACAGCGGCTGGAGCACCCTGGAACTGGCGCGCGCCTTGTTGCTGGCCCACGTGCTCGAACACCACGGCCCCGGCGCGCAACTGCCCTTGCTGCACCAACTGTTTCGATGGGGCGACGACCACGAAAAGATCGCCCTGCTCAAAGCCCTCGACTGGCTCGACAGCCATGGCCGTTGCCTTGAACTGGCGTTGCAGGCCGGCCGCACCAGCAACAGCCAGGTGTTCGCCGCCCTCGCCCTCGACACCCCTTACCCGTCGCGGCACTACCCCGAGCGGGCCTTCCACCAACTGGTGCTGAAGGCTCTCGGCATGGGGCTCGACGCCGCACGCCTGAACGGCCTTGCGCAGCGGCACAGCGGCACCCTCAACCAGTTGGCCCTCGACCTGTTGGAAGAGCAGCTCGCCGCCGAACGCACGGTGTCCGCCGGCCTGCCCCGGGTGATCGCCTTCAGCCTGCTCGGCCCTGCGCAACGCCAGCGGCTGGAAGACCTGAACCGGCAGCACCGCTTGCCGCCGGAGTGGCGCGCCCGCCTGGCCGGCACCCCATCGAACTGAAGCCCAACCCGCCTGTGCCTTTGACGAGGAGTCACCATGCCCAAGTACTTCGATCCGCATATCCATATGGTCAGCCGCACCACCGACGACTACCAGAACATGGCGGCCGCCGGCATCACCGGGGTGATCGAGCCGGCGTTCTGGCAGGGCCAGGCCAGGACCAGCGTCGGCAGCTTCGTGGACTACTTCGACACCCTGCTGGGCTGGGAGCGCTTTCGCGCCAGCATGTTCGGCATCCATCACTTCTGCACCATCGGCCTTAACCCAAAGGAGGCCAATGACCTGTCGGTGGCCAACGAAGTGCTGGAGGTGCTGCCGCGCTATCTGGTGAAGGACGGTGTGGTGGCGGTCGGCGAGATCGGCTACGACGACATCACCCCTGAAGAGGACCGCTTTCTGGCCGCTCAACTGGAGCTGGCCAGGCAGTTCAATCTGCCGGTGCTGGTGCACACCCCGCACCGCGACAAGATCGGCGGCACCAAGCGTACCCTGGCCGTGATCCGTGAAGTCGGGATCGCCGAGCATCTGGTGATCATCGACCACCTCAACGAACTGACCCTGCCGCTGGTGCTGGACAGCGACTGCTGGCGCGGCCACTCGATCTACCCCAACACCAAGATGTCGGAGACGCGCATGGTCGCGCTGCTCCAGCAGTACGGCACGGAAAAGATGGTGGTCAACAGCGCCGCCGACTGGGGCATCAGCGACCCGCTCAAGGTGCCGAAGACAGGCCAGGCGATGCTGGACGCCGGCTTCAGCGAAGCCCAGGTCGAAAAGGTGCTGTTCCACAACCCGGTGGACTTCTTCGCCCAGAGCGGCCAGCTCGACAAGGCGCTGGTCGGCACACCGTTGCCCATCGATCAGCGTCGCCAGTGGCAGGAAAACTCCGCCCTGCGCGGTCAGGATCCGGTGATCAAATGAGCGCAGCCGCCGGTTGGACGGCCGCCCAGGTCGGCTATTGCAGCAACGTGCATCCGACCCATGACCTGGCTGGGCTGCGGGCCTCCATCGAGCGGCACTTTCAGAGTGTGCGCCGGCTGCGGGGCTTCAGCGAACAGGACAGCGGCCTGTGGATCTGCGCCCGCGCCGCCGCCGAACTGCGGCAGGCGCCGGCACGTTCGCGGTTCCTGAGCCTGCTGCAACAAAAGGGCCTGCGCCTGACCTCGCTGAACGGCTTTCCTTACGGGCAGTTCCATGACGGCGCGGTGAAGGCCGAGGTCTACCTGCCCGACTGGTCCATGCCGCAACGCCTGGACTACAGCCTCGACCTGGCGCACCTGCTGGCGCAGGCCTTGCCGGCGGACTGCCCTCAGGGCGTGATTTCCACCGTCCCCTTGGGTTATGCCGCCGGCTGGAGCCCGGCGTTGCAGCAGCGGGCCGAGGATCAGTTGCGCCAGCTCACGGCCTCGCTGGCCAGGCTGCACCGGGAAACGGGCAAGAAGATCGTGTTCTGTCTGGAGATGGAGCCCGATTGCGTCTTGGAGAACACCGACCAGGCCATCGCGTTCTTGCGCCATTGGCGAACGGTCGATCCGAACCATGGCCATCTGGCGCTGTGTTTCGACGTCTGCCATCAGGCCGTGATGTTCGAAGACTGTCATCAGTCGCTGAACCGGCTGCGTCAGGCCGGGGTGCCGGTCGGCAAGATCCAGCTGTCCAACGCGCTGATCTGCCGCCTGGCCGGTCTGGACGAAAATCGCGCCAAACAGGTCCTCGAGGTATTGAGCGCTTTTTCCGAAACCACCTACCTGCATCAGGTCAAGGCACGGGATGCCGAGGGCCGCTTGATGGCCTGGCCGGACCTGCCCGGCGCGCTTGACGATTGCGCGAAACATCCGGGGCGCTACCCCGAACTGAGGATCCACTTCCACGTGCCGCTGTTCAGCGAACACTTGCTGTTGCCTGAACTCAGCGGCAGTCAGATCGCCCTGGCGCAGACCTTTGACTATCTGGCCGAGCACAAGGACTTTCGTCCCGTGCTGGAGGTGGAAACCTACAGCTGGGGCGTTCTGCCTGCCTCACTGCGGCCCGCCGATGAGCAGGCCCTGCTCGCGGGGATCGGCGCCGAGCTGCGCTGGGTCGAGACGCAACTTAGTCAGCGGCGCCTGCTGCAAGCCCAGGTACAGGAGGTTGGCGCCGATGCCCTCTGAACGCCCGCGTCAACCGCTGATGCTGATCAACGTGGTCGGGCTGACCCCGGCGCTGCTGGGGCCGAACACGCCGCACATCAATGCGCTGCTGAAGACGGCGCAGATGGCCAGCCTGCAGCCGTCGTTTCCGGCCGTCACCTCCACCGTGCAGGCGTCGATCCTCACCGGGCTGCCGCCCTCCGGGCACGGCATCGTCGGCAATGGCTGGTACTTTCGCGATCAGGCCGAAGTGCGTTTCTGGCTGCAGCCCAACGCGCTGATCCAGGGCGAGAAGGTCTGGGACGTGCTCAAGCGCGAGCTGCCGGGCTTTCGCTGCAGCCAGTTGTTCTGGTGGTACAACATGTACGCGAACGTGGACGCCTCGATCACCCCGCGCCCGCATTACCCGGCCGACGGCCGCAAACTGTTCGGCCTCTATTCGTCGCCGCCGGGCCTGCACGAGCGCATCGAGGCGCAGATCGGCGAGTTCCCGTTTCCGGGCTTCTGGGGGCCGGCGGCCGGCATCGCCTCCAGCCGCTGGATCGTCGATTGCGCCCTGCTCGAATTCCGGCTCAACCGGCCAGACCTGCAACTGATCTACCTGCCCCACCTCGACTACAGCCTGCAACGGGTGG from Pseudomonas ekonensis carries:
- a CDS encoding EboA domain-containing protein, which codes for MNMDVTVPPTDALDMRRECLAERRQALSRQLDQTELQWWCEAQEQLARSPDADTAARLSSQCKRHLRERGMPDSGWSTLELARALLLAHVLEHHGPGAQLPLLHQLFRWGDDHEKIALLKALDWLDSHGRCLELALQAGRTSNSQVFAALALDTPYPSRHYPERAFHQLVLKALGMGLDAARLNGLAQRHSGTLNQLALDLLEEQLAAERTVSAGLPRVIAFSLLGPAQRQRLEDLNRQHRLPPEWRARLAGTPSN
- a CDS encoding TatD family hydrolase, coding for MPKYFDPHIHMVSRTTDDYQNMAAAGITGVIEPAFWQGQARTSVGSFVDYFDTLLGWERFRASMFGIHHFCTIGLNPKEANDLSVANEVLEVLPRYLVKDGVVAVGEIGYDDITPEEDRFLAAQLELARQFNLPVLVHTPHRDKIGGTKRTLAVIREVGIAEHLVIIDHLNELTLPLVLDSDCWRGHSIYPNTKMSETRMVALLQQYGTEKMVVNSAADWGISDPLKVPKTGQAMLDAGFSEAQVEKVLFHNPVDFFAQSGQLDKALVGTPLPIDQRRQWQENSALRGQDPVIK
- the eboE gene encoding metabolite traffic protein EboE, with protein sequence MSAAAGWTAAQVGYCSNVHPTHDLAGLRASIERHFQSVRRLRGFSEQDSGLWICARAAAELRQAPARSRFLSLLQQKGLRLTSLNGFPYGQFHDGAVKAEVYLPDWSMPQRLDYSLDLAHLLAQALPADCPQGVISTVPLGYAAGWSPALQQRAEDQLRQLTASLARLHRETGKKIVFCLEMEPDCVLENTDQAIAFLRHWRTVDPNHGHLALCFDVCHQAVMFEDCHQSLNRLRQAGVPVGKIQLSNALICRLAGLDENRAKQVLEVLSAFSETTYLHQVKARDAEGRLMAWPDLPGALDDCAKHPGRYPELRIHFHVPLFSEHLLLPELSGSQIALAQTFDYLAEHKDFRPVLEVETYSWGVLPASLRPADEQALLAGIGAELRWVETQLSQRRLLQAQVQEVGADAL